From Parambassis ranga chromosome 9, fParRan2.1, whole genome shotgun sequence, the proteins below share one genomic window:
- the serpind1 gene encoding heparin cofactor 2 isoform X2, producing the protein MWVITVICAACLLASPCRAGIKELSTHFSDPKPDPRGFELGGAVDIEAIPLEFHKENTVTNDLVFDGFEDEDYIDFDKILASGSDDYVEGDEIDEIATPAPDVDIFAEPTDPKIRRARLLRLFHGRSRLQRLNIVNAHFGFKLYRSLRNDVNQTDNILLAPAGISIAMGMMSLGAGPGTHDQIYNAMGFAKFVNASHHYDNTTVHKLFRKLTHRLFRRNFGYTLRSVNDVYVKKDVSVKDSFRAETKTYYFAEPQSVDFRDPAFLNKANRRIQKLTKGLIKEPLKSVDPNMVLMLLNYLYFKGTWEQKFPKEMTHYRNFRVTEKTNVRVPMMTNKGNYLAAADHELDCDVLQLPYTGNISMLIALPRKITGMRTLEQEISPTVISKWLKNMTNRTREVVLPRFKLEQNYDLIENLKEMGLTDIFKESGDFSGMTSEKVAMNWLKHQGTITVNEEGTEAAALTQVGFMPLSSQIRFIVDHPFLFLIYEHRTDCLVFMGRVANPLHS; encoded by the exons ATGTGGGTCATCACTGTCATCTGTGCGGCCTGTCTGCTGGCCAGTCCGTGTCGGGCTGGGATCAAAGAACTCAGCACTCACTTTTCTGACCCTAAACCGGACCCCAGAGGCTTTGAACTAGGTGGCGCAGTGGATATAGAGGCCATTCCCTTAGAGTTtcacaaagaaaacactgtCACTAATGACCTAGTTTTTGATGGCTTTGAGGATGAAGATTATATTGATTTTGATAAGATCCTGGCTTCAGGCAGTGACGACTATGT TGAGGGTGATGAGATCGATGAGATTGCCACACCAGCCCCAGACGTTGACATCTTTGCTGAACCTACTGACCCAAAGATCCGCCGTGCCAGACTGCTACGTCTGTTCCACGGTCGCTCGCGCCTTCAACGCCTCAACATCGTCAACGCCCATTTTGGTTTCAAACTCTATCGGAGTCTTAGGAACGATGTCAACCAGACTGATAACATCCTGCTAGCACCTGCTGGGATCTCCATCGCCATGGGGATGATGTCTTTGGGTGCAGGTCCTGGGACACATGATCAGATCTACAATGCCATGGGATTCGCTAAATTTGTCAACGCGAGCCACCACTATGATAACACGACAGTGCATAAGCTTTTCAGGAAGCTGACGCACAGGCTCTTCAGGAGGAACTTTGGCTACACGCTGCGCTCTGTAAACGATGTCTATGTAAAGAAGGATGTGTCAGTGAAAGATTCATTCCGTGCGGAGACGAAGACTTATTATTTTGCAGAGCCACAGTCAGTGGACTTCAGAGATCCTGCCTTTCTGAACAAGGCAAACAGACGCATACAAAAGCTGACCAAAGGGCTGATCAAGGAACCACTCAAGAGTGTAGATCCAAATATGGTGCTGATGCTGCTCAACTACCTGTATTTCAAAG GTACGTGGGAACAGAAATTCCCCAAAGAAATGACTCACTATCGCAACTTTAGAGTCACTGAAAAGACAAATGTACGCGTGCCAATGATGACCAACAAGGGGAACTACCTGGCGGCTGCTGACCACGAACTGGACTGTGACGTCTTGCAG CTCCCATACACAGGAAACATCAGCATGCTCATTGCCCTGCCCAGAAAGATCACTGGCATGAGGACCCTGGAGCAAGAGATCTCACCCACCGTCATCAGCAAGTGGCTCAAAAACATGACGAACAG GACTCGTGAGGTTGTGTTGCCTCGGTTTAAGCTAGAGCAGAACTACGACCTGATCGAAAATCTGAAGGAGATGGGCCTCACTGACATTTTCAAGGAGAGTGGAGACTTCAGTGGAATGACCTCTGAAAAGGTTGCAATGAACTGG CTGAAGCACCAAGGGACCATCACTGTGAATGAAGAGGGCAcagaagctgctgctctgacccaGGTGGGCTTCatgcctctctcctctcagatCCGCTTCATTGTGGATCATCCTTTCCTCTTCCTGATCTATGAGCACCGCACAGATTGCCTTGTGTTCATGGGCCGGGTGGCCAATCCCTTACACAGCTAA
- the serpind1 gene encoding heparin cofactor 2 isoform X1: MMWVITVICAACLLASPCRAGIKELSTHFSDPKPDPRGFELGGAVDIEAIPLEFHKENTVTNDLVFDGFEDEDYIDFDKILASGSDDYVEGDEIDEIATPAPDVDIFAEPTDPKIRRARLLRLFHGRSRLQRLNIVNAHFGFKLYRSLRNDVNQTDNILLAPAGISIAMGMMSLGAGPGTHDQIYNAMGFAKFVNASHHYDNTTVHKLFRKLTHRLFRRNFGYTLRSVNDVYVKKDVSVKDSFRAETKTYYFAEPQSVDFRDPAFLNKANRRIQKLTKGLIKEPLKSVDPNMVLMLLNYLYFKGTWEQKFPKEMTHYRNFRVTEKTNVRVPMMTNKGNYLAAADHELDCDVLQLPYTGNISMLIALPRKITGMRTLEQEISPTVISKWLKNMTNRTREVVLPRFKLEQNYDLIENLKEMGLTDIFKESGDFSGMTSEKVAMNWLKHQGTITVNEEGTEAAALTQVGFMPLSSQIRFIVDHPFLFLIYEHRTDCLVFMGRVANPLHS, translated from the exons AT GATGTGGGTCATCACTGTCATCTGTGCGGCCTGTCTGCTGGCCAGTCCGTGTCGGGCTGGGATCAAAGAACTCAGCACTCACTTTTCTGACCCTAAACCGGACCCCAGAGGCTTTGAACTAGGTGGCGCAGTGGATATAGAGGCCATTCCCTTAGAGTTtcacaaagaaaacactgtCACTAATGACCTAGTTTTTGATGGCTTTGAGGATGAAGATTATATTGATTTTGATAAGATCCTGGCTTCAGGCAGTGACGACTATGT TGAGGGTGATGAGATCGATGAGATTGCCACACCAGCCCCAGACGTTGACATCTTTGCTGAACCTACTGACCCAAAGATCCGCCGTGCCAGACTGCTACGTCTGTTCCACGGTCGCTCGCGCCTTCAACGCCTCAACATCGTCAACGCCCATTTTGGTTTCAAACTCTATCGGAGTCTTAGGAACGATGTCAACCAGACTGATAACATCCTGCTAGCACCTGCTGGGATCTCCATCGCCATGGGGATGATGTCTTTGGGTGCAGGTCCTGGGACACATGATCAGATCTACAATGCCATGGGATTCGCTAAATTTGTCAACGCGAGCCACCACTATGATAACACGACAGTGCATAAGCTTTTCAGGAAGCTGACGCACAGGCTCTTCAGGAGGAACTTTGGCTACACGCTGCGCTCTGTAAACGATGTCTATGTAAAGAAGGATGTGTCAGTGAAAGATTCATTCCGTGCGGAGACGAAGACTTATTATTTTGCAGAGCCACAGTCAGTGGACTTCAGAGATCCTGCCTTTCTGAACAAGGCAAACAGACGCATACAAAAGCTGACCAAAGGGCTGATCAAGGAACCACTCAAGAGTGTAGATCCAAATATGGTGCTGATGCTGCTCAACTACCTGTATTTCAAAG GTACGTGGGAACAGAAATTCCCCAAAGAAATGACTCACTATCGCAACTTTAGAGTCACTGAAAAGACAAATGTACGCGTGCCAATGATGACCAACAAGGGGAACTACCTGGCGGCTGCTGACCACGAACTGGACTGTGACGTCTTGCAG CTCCCATACACAGGAAACATCAGCATGCTCATTGCCCTGCCCAGAAAGATCACTGGCATGAGGACCCTGGAGCAAGAGATCTCACCCACCGTCATCAGCAAGTGGCTCAAAAACATGACGAACAG GACTCGTGAGGTTGTGTTGCCTCGGTTTAAGCTAGAGCAGAACTACGACCTGATCGAAAATCTGAAGGAGATGGGCCTCACTGACATTTTCAAGGAGAGTGGAGACTTCAGTGGAATGACCTCTGAAAAGGTTGCAATGAACTGG CTGAAGCACCAAGGGACCATCACTGTGAATGAAGAGGGCAcagaagctgctgctctgacccaGGTGGGCTTCatgcctctctcctctcagatCCGCTTCATTGTGGATCATCCTTTCCTCTTCCTGATCTATGAGCACCGCACAGATTGCCTTGTGTTCATGGGCCGGGTGGCCAATCCCTTACACAGCTAA